One segment of Haemophilus influenzae DNA contains the following:
- a CDS encoding YfcC family protein yields MDASKKKKTFNFPSAFTILFAILILAVGLTWIIPSGSYSKLTYNSTDNVFVVKAYGVDDKTYPATTDTLDNLNIKIKLSNFTEGVIKKPIAIPGTYQRVEQHHKGIEDITKSMVEGTIEAVDVMVFIFVLGGMIGVINRTGSFNAGLMALVKKTKGNEFFIVFSVSVLMVLGGTTCGIEEEAVAFYPILVPVFLALGYDAIVCVGAIFLASSMGSAFSTINPFSVVIASNAAGIQFTEGIGFRALGLVLGATCVIVYLYWYCKKIKADPSFSFTYDDREEFRQRYMKNFDPNATIAFSARHKLILTLFCIAFPIMIWGVMVGGWWFPQMAASFLSITIIIMFISGLSEKDIVESFTEGASELVGVSLIIGLARGVNLVLEQGMISDTILDYMSNVVSGMPGSVFILGQLVVFIFLGLIVPSSSGLAVLSMPIMAPLADSVGIPRDIVVSAYNWGQYAMLFLAPTGLVLVTLQMLHIPFDRWVKFVMPMIGCLLLIGSILLVVQVSLYSV; encoded by the coding sequence ATGGATGCGTCCAAAAAGAAGAAAACGTTTAATTTCCCATCAGCGTTTACCATTTTATTTGCAATATTAATTCTCGCTGTTGGATTAACCTGGATAATTCCATCTGGTTCATATTCAAAATTAACATATAATTCCACTGATAATGTCTTTGTGGTCAAAGCTTATGGCGTTGATGATAAAACTTATCCCGCCACAACAGACACTCTTGATAATCTCAATATAAAAATTAAACTCTCCAATTTCACCGAAGGCGTGATCAAAAAACCAATCGCTATTCCTGGTACTTATCAACGTGTAGAACAACACCATAAAGGCATTGAAGATATCACCAAAAGTATGGTTGAAGGCACCATCGAAGCCGTTGATGTTATGGTCTTTATCTTTGTATTAGGTGGTATGATTGGTGTCATTAACCGTACCGGTTCTTTTAATGCCGGTTTGATGGCTCTCGTGAAAAAAACCAAAGGCAATGAGTTTTTTATTGTATTCAGCGTATCTGTTTTAATGGTGTTAGGCGGTACAACCTGTGGTATCGAAGAAGAAGCAGTGGCATTCTATCCGATTCTGGTGCCGGTATTCTTAGCTCTGGGATATGATGCAATAGTCTGTGTAGGAGCTATATTCCTTGCTTCATCTATGGGATCTGCATTCTCTACAATTAACCCATTCTCCGTTGTTATCGCATCAAATGCAGCTGGTATTCAATTTACTGAAGGTATTGGTTTCCGTGCTCTAGGTTTAGTTTTGGGGGCAACTTGCGTAATCGTATATCTTTATTGGTACTGTAAAAAAATCAAAGCTGACCCAAGTTTTTCTTTCACTTATGACGATCGCGAAGAATTTCGCCAACGTTATATGAAGAACTTTGATCCAAATGCAACTATCGCATTCTCAGCTCGTCACAAATTAATCTTAACGCTTTTCTGCATTGCATTCCCTATTATGATTTGGGGTGTAATGGTTGGCGGATGGTGGTTCCCTCAAATGGCTGCATCTTTCCTTTCCATTACTATCATCATTATGTTTATCAGTGGCTTGTCTGAAAAAGATATTGTGGAATCTTTCACTGAAGGTGCATCAGAATTAGTAGGCGTATCCTTAATCATTGGTCTTGCTCGTGGCGTAAACTTAGTACTCGAACAAGGTATGATTTCTGACACCATCCTTGATTATATGTCTAATGTAGTTAGCGGTATGCCAGGTAGCGTATTCATCTTAGGTCAATTAGTCGTATTTATTTTCCTAGGCTTAATCGTGCCGTCTTCTTCAGGCTTAGCCGTGCTTTCAATGCCAATTATGGCTCCACTTGCTGACTCAGTGGGTATTCCACGCGATATCGTGGTTTCCGCTTACAACTGGGGACAATATGCAATGCTATTCTTGGCACCAACAGGATTAGTATTGGTGACTCTCCAAATGTTGCATATTCCGTTTGATAGATGGGTTAAATTCGTGATGCCTATGATTGGATGTTTATTACTAATCGGATCTATTTTACTGGTAGTACAAGTATCCTTATATAGCGTTTAA